Proteins encoded together in one Mycolicibacter minnesotensis window:
- a CDS encoding M28 family peptidase → MIHPAGALLVAVGVLAGCSPEPAAPPLSNRLAGQVTVAAMVTHLQRLQEIADAHQRNRADGTAGFDASADYVANTLRDRGFEVQTPELTRLDTRSQGKPTLTVGGVGYGVDQASLLVRTPARGVTGPVVRPTRSSGCAAADYPPTVPRGGIAVVSDAGCSVVVKQNVAAERGAAAVVVVSLPSRSGAPAGLFPPEYYDQLTMPVAVVGRDGDNALRRTTGTVRLVLDANTVKVTSRNVVAQTRTGSEHDVVMVGAHLDSAPGGPGINDNGSGVAAVLETALQLGPEPAVTNAVRFAFWGAEEQQLGGSSDYVFGLDRDQLNDIALYLNFDMLASPNSGFFTYDGDQSALPSRDIAPDDVPVGSAGIERTLAGYLNLVGVRPADMPLSSNTDYSPFVVAGVPIGGITTGASQLKTTAQARLWGGKAGAAFDPNYRGPGDTVEHISQHALALTGAAVAFTVANYAQSIGGPNGVPERDRRHRVALGP, encoded by the coding sequence GTGATCCATCCGGCGGGAGCCCTGCTGGTCGCCGTCGGCGTGCTGGCCGGCTGCTCGCCGGAGCCTGCGGCACCTCCGCTGTCGAATCGGCTGGCCGGCCAGGTCACTGTCGCGGCGATGGTGACGCATCTGCAGCGGCTGCAGGAGATCGCCGACGCACACCAACGGAATCGGGCCGATGGGACGGCGGGGTTCGACGCCAGCGCCGACTACGTGGCCAACACCCTGCGAGACAGGGGCTTCGAGGTGCAGACTCCGGAGCTCACCCGGCTAGACACCCGCTCGCAGGGCAAGCCCACCCTGACCGTCGGTGGGGTGGGATACGGGGTGGATCAGGCGTCACTGCTGGTACGCACACCGGCCCGTGGCGTCACCGGCCCGGTTGTCCGGCCCACCCGGTCATCAGGCTGCGCGGCGGCTGACTATCCACCCACCGTGCCCCGCGGGGGCATCGCGGTGGTCAGCGATGCTGGTTGTTCGGTCGTGGTCAAGCAGAACGTCGCCGCCGAGCGCGGCGCAGCGGCTGTGGTGGTGGTGAGCCTGCCGAGCCGTAGTGGTGCCCCGGCGGGGCTGTTTCCGCCCGAGTACTACGACCAACTCACGATGCCGGTGGCGGTGGTCGGGCGCGACGGCGACAACGCGCTTCGCCGCACCACCGGGACGGTCCGGCTGGTGCTTGACGCCAACACCGTCAAAGTCACTTCCCGCAATGTCGTGGCGCAGACCAGAACCGGCTCCGAGCATGACGTGGTGATGGTCGGAGCGCACCTGGACAGCGCGCCGGGCGGGCCGGGAATCAACGACAACGGTTCCGGAGTGGCCGCGGTATTGGAGACCGCGCTGCAGTTGGGCCCCGAACCGGCGGTGACCAACGCGGTGCGGTTCGCGTTCTGGGGCGCTGAGGAACAACAGCTGGGCGGTTCCAGTGACTACGTCTTCGGGCTCGACCGCGACCAGCTCAACGACATCGCCCTGTACCTCAACTTCGATATGCTTGCCTCCCCGAATTCCGGGTTCTTCACCTACGACGGGGACCAGTCCGCACTGCCCAGCCGCGACATCGCCCCCGATGATGTCCCGGTGGGCTCGGCAGGCATCGAGCGCACGCTGGCCGGCTACCTCAATCTGGTGGGGGTGCGGCCCGCCGACATGCCGCTGAGCAGTAACACCGACTACAGCCCCTTCGTGGTGGCCGGGGTGCCCATCGGGGGCATCACCACCGGCGCGTCGCAGCTCAAGACCACCGCCCAGGCCCGGTTGTGGGGTGGCAAAGCCGGCGCGGCGTTCGACCCGAACTACCGTGGTCCCGGCGACACGGTCGAACACATCAGTCAGCATGCGCTGGCATTGACCGGAGCCGCGGTCGCGTTCACCGTGGCAAACTATGCACAGTCCATCGGCGGGCCCAACGGAGTGCCCGAACGCGACAGGCGTCACCGGGTGGCGCTGGGACCTTAG
- a CDS encoding TetR/AcrR family transcriptional regulator: MEAIASKVGISAPALYRHYPSKYEMFKVVVGSLGQQLVDSSSFVDELSDADVQQDASAVLDRIVDGLITSSILNREASGLFRWQARYLEPEDHARLMMHMETVGARLKRPISVLRPELNSLEQWTLTVALVSVAGSIIGHRLQLPDDEIKPLLMTAARSVASAQLPGADDIGVTRPTVWRIFTPDAGPYEALLNAAVLLFGKQGYAETGVTEIADAVGVPASGVYRYFSSKSDILTTGLQRAVDRIAGEMAAIAGVFAEPDEALRRLIEAYVATVFANPELASVYDTERVNLAPAERELLRDSERAFIETWARPLIDIRPGLDAMHAKFLVHALAALVDDLGRLARGGEIPGQGFLAGGPGYAQACLRRLMESIVFAGIEEN; this comes from the coding sequence ATGGAGGCTATTGCCTCCAAGGTCGGAATCTCTGCGCCGGCGCTGTACCGGCACTATCCCAGCAAGTACGAGATGTTCAAGGTCGTCGTCGGTTCGCTGGGCCAGCAATTGGTCGACTCCAGTTCGTTCGTCGACGAGCTGTCCGATGCCGACGTGCAACAGGACGCCTCGGCGGTGCTGGATCGGATCGTCGACGGTCTCATCACGTCGTCGATTCTCAACCGCGAGGCCAGCGGGTTGTTCCGTTGGCAGGCGCGTTACCTTGAGCCTGAGGACCACGCCCGGCTCATGATGCACATGGAGACGGTCGGTGCGCGCTTGAAGCGGCCGATCAGCGTCCTGCGTCCGGAACTGAACTCCTTGGAGCAGTGGACACTGACAGTGGCGCTGGTCAGCGTCGCCGGCAGCATCATCGGCCACCGCCTGCAGCTCCCCGACGATGAGATCAAGCCGTTGCTCATGACCGCGGCGCGCTCCGTGGCCTCGGCGCAACTTCCAGGTGCTGATGACATCGGCGTCACCCGGCCGACGGTGTGGCGGATATTCACCCCCGATGCCGGTCCCTATGAGGCACTGCTGAACGCAGCGGTCCTGCTGTTCGGCAAGCAGGGCTATGCCGAGACCGGCGTCACCGAGATCGCTGACGCCGTGGGCGTTCCGGCATCCGGGGTCTACCGCTACTTCTCCAGCAAGAGCGACATCCTGACGACGGGTCTGCAGCGCGCCGTGGACCGGATAGCCGGGGAGATGGCGGCGATCGCCGGTGTCTTCGCCGAGCCCGACGAGGCGCTGCGCCGGTTGATCGAGGCCTATGTGGCCACGGTGTTCGCCAACCCCGAGCTGGCGTCGGTCTATGACACGGAGCGGGTGAATCTGGCGCCCGCGGAGCGTGAACTGCTCCGCGACTCGGAGCGGGCCTTCATCGAGACCTGGGCTCGACCGCTGATAGACATTCGTCCGGGTCTGGATGCGATGCACGCGAAGTTCCTGGTGCACGCACTGGCCGCACTCGTGGACGACCTGGGTCGGCTGGCCCGCGGTGGAGAGATACCGGGTCAGGGTTTTCTTGCCGGAGGCCCGGGTTACGCGCAGGCCTGCCTGCGCAGGCTGATGGAGTCCATCGTGTTCGCCGGTATCGAGGAGAACTGA
- a CDS encoding flavin-containing monooxygenase has translation MGMEQFDVVIVGAGFGGMGAAIELKKLGYDDIVLLEREDNLGGTWHVNHYPGLAVDIPSTTYAYWFEPNPRWSRMFAPGEEIKQYAEHVADKYDVRRHMRFNTTVDSARWDEEAQRWQVSLSDGQTLSARFLITATGFLSQPRNPDIAGIDSFAGKVVHTAAWDHDYDFTGRRVGQIGTGATAVQLIPQLAKTVADLTVFQRTAIWVAPKIDFRIPAWLQKLFARVPFAQRGMRFISDYLLEFMTVTAVLNYPAFRRLSIAGMDACKMHRFAQVRDKELRAKLTPNYDIGCKRPSWSNDYYRSFTKPHVHLETTGIERIEPDGIVTVDGRKTVIDTLVLATGYDLWEANFPAIEIVGRDGRNLGKWWRETRFQAYQGLSVPYFPNFLSLASPYGFSGLSFFNTMEYQMRHMGRLFGELQRRNATTFEVTEAANTRFLDAMTKRLDNTVFYAGDCTTSRSYYYNPSGEATLLRPTTVRNAVRDGSHFPLEDYEIA, from the coding sequence ATGGGTATGGAGCAGTTCGACGTCGTCATCGTGGGTGCTGGCTTCGGCGGCATGGGCGCGGCCATCGAGCTGAAGAAGCTCGGCTACGACGACATCGTGCTGCTGGAGCGGGAAGACAATCTCGGCGGAACGTGGCACGTCAATCACTATCCCGGCCTGGCCGTCGACATCCCGTCGACCACCTACGCGTACTGGTTCGAGCCGAATCCCCGCTGGTCGCGGATGTTCGCTCCCGGCGAGGAGATCAAACAGTACGCCGAGCACGTCGCCGATAAGTATGACGTGCGCCGCCACATGCGCTTCAACACCACCGTGGACAGCGCGCGCTGGGATGAAGAGGCCCAGCGCTGGCAGGTGAGCCTGTCCGACGGCCAGACGCTGAGCGCCCGATTCCTGATCACCGCCACCGGCTTCTTGTCCCAGCCACGCAACCCCGACATCGCCGGGATCGACAGTTTTGCCGGCAAGGTCGTGCACACCGCCGCCTGGGACCACGACTACGACTTCACCGGCCGCCGGGTCGGCCAGATCGGCACCGGCGCGACCGCTGTGCAGCTGATTCCGCAGCTGGCCAAGACCGTCGCCGACCTGACCGTGTTTCAGCGCACCGCGATCTGGGTGGCACCCAAGATCGATTTCCGTATCCCGGCGTGGCTGCAGAAACTGTTCGCGCGGGTTCCGTTCGCCCAGCGGGGGATGCGTTTCATCAGCGACTACCTGCTTGAGTTCATGACGGTGACGGCGGTGTTGAACTATCCCGCTTTCCGGCGGCTGTCGATCGCCGGGATGGACGCGTGCAAGATGCACCGGTTCGCCCAGGTCCGGGACAAAGAACTCCGGGCCAAACTGACCCCGAACTATGACATCGGCTGCAAGCGGCCCAGCTGGTCCAACGACTACTACCGCAGCTTCACCAAGCCGCATGTACACCTGGAGACCACCGGCATCGAGCGGATCGAGCCGGATGGCATCGTCACCGTCGACGGCCGCAAGACTGTCATCGACACCCTGGTGCTGGCCACCGGGTATGACCTCTGGGAGGCCAACTTCCCGGCGATCGAGATCGTCGGCAGGGACGGACGCAACCTCGGTAAGTGGTGGCGGGAGACCCGTTTCCAGGCCTACCAGGGCCTGTCGGTTCCGTATTTCCCGAACTTCCTGAGCCTGGCCAGCCCCTACGGGTTCTCCGGCCTGTCGTTCTTTAACACCATGGAATACCAGATGCGGCACATGGGCCGGCTGTTCGGCGAGTTGCAGCGCCGCAACGCGACGACGTTCGAGGTCACCGAGGCCGCCAACACCAGGTTCCTGGACGCCATGACCAAGCGGCTGGACAACACGGTGTTCTACGCCGGGGACTGCACGACGTCACGGTCCTACTACTACAACCCCAGTGGCGAAGCGACCCTGCTGCGGCCCACCACGGTGCGCAATGCGGTGCGAGACGGCTCGCATTTCCCGCTGGAGGACTACGAAATCGCCTGA
- a CDS encoding beta-ketoacyl-ACP synthase III: MSKIRHAATNRPVGLLGVGAARPPRVVTNDEICQHIDSSDEWIFSRTGIKTRRFAGEADTVTGLAIEAGRNALAHAGIDGAAVDAVIVATSTNFRQTPSCAPTVAVGLGAPGVPAFDVATGCAGFGYALSVAADLLRGRTVNTALVIGSEVLSPTIDMTDRSNCFIFGDGAGAVVVGETPAHGIGATVWGTDGQYCDAIRQDIDWISYTELPDGQRPFLRMDGSTVFRWAAYEMSGVGKRAIAAAGLEAHDIDVFIPHQANARINALIAKSLELRPDVVIANDIEHSGNTSAASIPLAMEQLLTAGTAKSGDLALLLGYGSGLSYAASVVVLP, from the coding sequence TTGAGCAAGATTCGCCATGCCGCGACAAACCGTCCGGTCGGCCTGCTCGGCGTAGGCGCCGCTCGCCCGCCGCGTGTGGTCACCAACGATGAGATCTGCCAGCACATCGACTCCTCCGACGAGTGGATCTTTTCGCGCACCGGGATCAAGACCCGACGATTCGCCGGGGAGGCCGACACCGTGACGGGCCTGGCCATCGAGGCAGGCCGCAACGCGCTGGCGCATGCCGGGATCGACGGCGCCGCAGTGGATGCGGTGATCGTGGCTACCAGTACCAACTTCCGCCAGACCCCCTCGTGTGCGCCCACCGTCGCGGTCGGTCTCGGCGCGCCAGGGGTGCCGGCGTTCGATGTGGCCACCGGGTGCGCGGGATTCGGCTATGCCCTGTCAGTGGCGGCCGATCTGCTCCGCGGCCGCACCGTCAACACCGCGTTGGTGATCGGTTCTGAGGTGCTCTCCCCGACGATCGACATGACCGATCGCTCGAATTGCTTCATCTTCGGTGACGGAGCCGGGGCGGTCGTGGTCGGGGAGACGCCGGCGCACGGTATCGGCGCGACGGTCTGGGGCACCGACGGCCAGTACTGTGACGCGATCCGTCAGGACATCGACTGGATCAGCTACACCGAGCTGCCGGACGGCCAGCGCCCTTTCCTCCGGATGGACGGAAGCACGGTATTCCGTTGGGCAGCATACGAAATGAGCGGCGTCGGGAAACGTGCCATCGCGGCGGCGGGTCTGGAAGCCCACGACATCGATGTCTTCATTCCCCACCAGGCCAATGCCCGGATCAACGCCCTGATCGCCAAGAGCCTTGAGTTGCGCCCCGACGTCGTCATCGCCAACGACATCGAGCACAGCGGCAACACCTCCGCAGCCTCCATCCCGCTGGCGATGGAGCAACTGCTGACGGCCGGCACCGCCAAGTCCGGTGATCTGGCCCTGCTACTGGGCTACGGGTCGGGATTGAGCTACGCGGCCAGCGTCGTCGTGCTGCCCTGA
- a CDS encoding alpha/beta hydrolase family protein, which produces MSQDLLEIAGIAHLPESTPAGVVLLAHGAGGDRDSPMLQRLCQEWSRRGYLAIRYNLPFRRRRPKGPPSGSGTGDRDGITEAIGYVRGLADGPLIVGGHSYGGRQTSMVVAAGGVAVDLLTLFSYPLHPPGKPERTRTEHLPTIGVPTVFTHGGSDSFGTGAEIRAAAALIPAPHEVVEIPGARHDLASKTLDVPTLAVDAALRLLG; this is translated from the coding sequence ATCAGCCAAGACCTGTTGGAGATAGCCGGAATCGCCCACCTGCCTGAGAGCACACCGGCGGGGGTGGTGCTGCTGGCCCACGGCGCCGGAGGTGATCGGGACTCGCCGATGCTGCAACGGCTGTGTCAGGAGTGGTCACGCCGCGGCTACCTGGCGATCCGCTACAACCTGCCGTTCCGGCGACGCCGCCCCAAGGGCCCGCCGTCGGGGTCGGGCACCGGCGACCGCGACGGCATCACCGAGGCGATCGGGTATGTCCGCGGCCTGGCCGACGGCCCGCTGATCGTCGGAGGGCATTCCTACGGCGGCCGACAGACCTCGATGGTGGTGGCCGCCGGAGGTGTTGCCGTCGACCTGCTGACGTTGTTCTCCTATCCGCTGCATCCCCCGGGGAAACCCGAGCGCACCCGAACCGAGCATCTGCCAACGATCGGGGTGCCGACGGTGTTCACCCACGGAGGCTCGGACAGCTTCGGCACCGGCGCCGAGATTCGCGCCGCCGCCGCACTGATTCCCGCCCCGCATGAGGTCGTCGAGATTCCCGGTGCCCGCCACGATCTGGCGTCGAAGACCCTGGACGTGCCCACGCTGGCGGTGGATGCGGCGCTGCGCCTGCTGGGCTGA
- the thiD gene encoding bifunctional hydroxymethylpyrimidine kinase/phosphomethylpyrimidine kinase: MEFLPLSPPATTPVRILTVAGSDSGGGAGIQADMRTSAMLGVHACVAVTAVTVQNTLGVKSFHEVPASTVAAQIVAVVSDIGIQAAKTGMLASAEIITAVAATWRELGLTVPLVVDPVSASMHGDALLASSALDALRDSLFPLATLVTPNLHEVRLLVGIDVVDAASQRAAARALHALGPQWVLVKGGHLPSTQHSPDLLFDGDDFLEFPGPRVSTADDHGAGDTLAAATAAALAQGFSVPDAVGFAKRWVTECLRAAYPLGHGHGPVSPLFRLGANRS, encoded by the coding sequence GTGGAGTTCCTGCCGCTATCCCCGCCGGCGACCACTCCGGTGCGGATACTCACCGTTGCCGGATCGGATTCCGGCGGCGGCGCCGGCATTCAGGCGGACATGCGCACCAGCGCAATGCTCGGGGTGCACGCGTGCGTCGCGGTGACTGCAGTGACCGTGCAGAACACACTGGGAGTGAAGAGCTTTCACGAGGTTCCTGCCAGCACCGTCGCCGCCCAGATCGTGGCGGTGGTGTCTGACATCGGAATCCAGGCCGCCAAGACCGGGATGCTGGCGTCGGCTGAGATCATCACCGCTGTGGCCGCCACCTGGCGGGAACTCGGGCTGACCGTTCCGTTGGTGGTCGACCCGGTGTCGGCTTCCATGCATGGTGATGCCCTGCTGGCGTCGTCGGCGCTGGATGCGCTGCGCGACAGCCTGTTCCCGCTCGCGACCCTGGTGACGCCGAACCTGCACGAGGTGCGGTTGCTGGTCGGGATCGACGTCGTTGACGCCGCATCACAGCGGGCTGCCGCCCGTGCACTGCACGCGTTGGGACCTCAGTGGGTGTTGGTTAAAGGCGGGCACCTCCCGTCCACCCAACACAGTCCAGACCTGCTGTTCGACGGCGACGATTTTCTGGAGTTCCCAGGGCCGAGGGTGTCCACCGCCGACGACCACGGCGCCGGTGACACGCTCGCGGCGGCGACGGCGGCGGCACTGGCCCAGGGTTTCTCCGTTCCGGACGCAGTGGGTTTCGCCAAGCGCTGGGTCACCGAGTGCCTGCGGGCCGCCTACCCCCTGGGCCACGGACACGGCCCGGTCTCACCACTGTTCCGGCTGGGAGCGAACCGCTCGTGA
- the thiC gene encoding phosphomethylpyrimidine synthase ThiC — MTDVVTEPQVTTGPIPYSEKVYREIEAPGGVVMKVPFRRINLTTGEHFDVYDTSGPYTETNADIDLHRGLPPRPGVVRDRGTQLQRAQAGEITAEMAFIAAREGVPAELVRDEVARGRAVIPANHNHPELEPMIIGKAFKVKINANIGNSAVTSSIAEEVDKLVWATRWGADNVMDLSTGKDIHETREWILRNSPVPIGTVPIYQALEKVNGDPTKLTWELYRDTVIEQCEQGVDYMTVHAGVLLRYVPLTAKRVTGIVSRGGSIMAAWCLSRHQESFLYTHFEELADILASYDVTFSLGDGLRPGSIADANDEAQFAELRTLGELTKIAKSRGAQVMIEGPGHVPMHKIVENVRLEEEWCDEAPFYTLGPLATDIAPAYDHITSAIGAAIIAQAGTAMLCYVTPKEHLGLPDRKDVKDGVIAYRIAAHSADLAKGHPGAQDRDNALSKARFEFRWYDQFALSLDPDTAREYHDETLPAEPAKSAHFCSMCGPKFCSMRISHDVRDYASEHGLQTQDDIDAAIAKGMDEKSAEFADHGNRVYLPITT; from the coding sequence ATGACTGATGTCGTGACCGAGCCGCAGGTGACCACCGGGCCCATCCCCTACAGCGAGAAGGTCTACCGCGAAATCGAGGCGCCCGGTGGCGTCGTGATGAAGGTGCCATTCCGGCGGATCAACCTGACCACCGGTGAGCACTTCGACGTCTACGACACCTCCGGCCCGTACACCGAGACCAATGCCGACATCGACCTGCATCGCGGCTTGCCGCCGCGCCCAGGTGTGGTGCGGGATCGGGGCACCCAGTTGCAGCGCGCCCAGGCCGGTGAGATCACCGCCGAGATGGCCTTCATCGCCGCCCGCGAGGGGGTTCCTGCCGAACTGGTCCGCGACGAGGTCGCGCGTGGGCGGGCGGTGATCCCGGCCAACCACAACCATCCCGAGCTGGAGCCGATGATCATCGGCAAGGCGTTCAAGGTGAAGATCAACGCCAATATCGGCAACTCCGCCGTCACCAGCTCGATCGCCGAAGAGGTGGACAAGCTGGTGTGGGCCACCCGCTGGGGCGCCGACAACGTGATGGACCTGTCCACCGGCAAGGACATTCACGAGACCCGGGAGTGGATTCTGCGCAACTCCCCGGTGCCGATCGGTACGGTGCCGATCTACCAGGCGCTGGAGAAGGTCAACGGCGACCCGACCAAACTGACCTGGGAGCTGTACCGAGACACCGTGATCGAGCAGTGCGAGCAGGGCGTGGACTACATGACCGTGCACGCCGGGGTGCTGTTGCGCTATGTGCCACTGACTGCCAAGCGGGTCACCGGCATCGTGTCTCGCGGCGGTTCGATCATGGCGGCGTGGTGCCTGTCGCGGCATCAGGAATCGTTCCTCTACACCCACTTCGAGGAACTGGCCGACATTCTGGCCAGCTACGACGTCACGTTCTCCCTCGGCGACGGTCTGCGGCCCGGTTCGATCGCCGACGCCAACGACGAGGCGCAGTTCGCCGAACTGCGCACCCTGGGTGAGCTGACCAAGATCGCCAAATCGCGTGGCGCACAGGTGATGATCGAAGGCCCGGGGCACGTCCCGATGCACAAGATCGTCGAGAACGTCCGGCTGGAGGAGGAATGGTGCGACGAGGCGCCGTTCTACACCCTGGGGCCGCTGGCAACCGACATCGCACCGGCCTACGACCACATCACCTCGGCGATCGGCGCGGCCATCATCGCCCAGGCCGGGACCGCGATGCTGTGCTACGTGACCCCCAAGGAGCACCTGGGACTGCCGGATCGCAAGGACGTCAAGGACGGCGTGATCGCCTATCGGATCGCCGCGCACTCCGCCGACCTGGCCAAGGGACATCCGGGCGCTCAGGACCGCGATAACGCACTGTCCAAGGCCCGCTTCGAGTTTCGGTGGTACGACCAGTTCGCGTTGTCCCTGGATCCGGACACGGCGCGTGAATACCACGACGAGACGCTGCCGGCCGAGCCGGCCAAGTCCGCGCACTTCTGCTCGATGTGCGGACCGAAGTTCTGCTCGATGCGGATCAGCCACGACGTGCGCGACTACGCCAGTGAGCACGGGTTGCAGACCCAGGACGACATAGACGCCGCCATCGCCAAAGGCATGGATGAGAAGTCGGCCGAGTTCGCCGATCACGGCAACCGGGTGTACCTGCCCATCACCACCTAG
- a CDS encoding MFS transporter — MTSQIEQGSLDVADPDPGAVATARRRLRYDRDHPRYKWVALSNTTLGVVLATINGSIVLISMPAIFRGIGLNPLEPANVSYLLWMLMGYLLVSAVLVVFFGRLGDMFGRVRIYNVGFVVFTVAAIALSVDPFDMGRGAQWLIAWRVVQGVGGAMLMASSSAILTDAFPANQRGMALGVNQVAAVAGSFVGLLIGGVLSEWDWRAVFWVGVPIGVLGSVWSLRSLHELGQRAPAKLDWAGTATLGLGLTVLLTAITYTIQPHGDSPTSWTSPAVLGSLALGVVLLVLFCFIELRVAAPLLDVRLFMIPAFGIANAAGLLSAIGRGGMQFMLIIWLQGIWLPLHGYSYESTPLWAGIYLLPMTAGFLLAGPLAGSLSDRHGARPFTVGGMLLMAATFVGLVLLPVNFDYWVFAALVFLNGLGGGIFTAPNSAVVMSSVPADQRGAASGVRATFFNAGTSLSIGIFFSLMVIGLANTLPAALETGLQAQGVPADVADQVANTPPVGSLFAAFLGYNPVGELLAPSGVLAQPGVDVNTLTGHSFFPQLISGPFHAGLAVVFAAAAVMMLLGALASWRTPGRYAAEPVNSRD; from the coding sequence ATGACGTCGCAGATCGAGCAGGGCAGTCTCGACGTCGCGGACCCGGATCCGGGTGCGGTCGCCACCGCGCGCCGCCGGCTTCGCTACGACCGTGACCACCCGCGCTACAAATGGGTCGCACTGTCCAACACCACCCTGGGCGTGGTGCTGGCCACCATCAACGGCTCGATCGTGCTGATCTCGATGCCGGCGATCTTCCGGGGTATCGGTCTGAACCCGCTGGAGCCGGCGAACGTCAGCTACCTGCTGTGGATGTTGATGGGCTATCTCCTGGTGTCGGCCGTGCTGGTGGTGTTCTTCGGCCGGCTCGGGGACATGTTCGGCAGGGTGCGGATCTACAACGTCGGATTCGTGGTGTTCACCGTGGCCGCGATCGCGTTGTCGGTCGACCCGTTCGACATGGGCCGCGGCGCGCAGTGGCTGATCGCGTGGCGGGTGGTCCAGGGTGTGGGCGGTGCGATGTTGATGGCGTCGTCGTCGGCGATCCTCACCGACGCATTCCCGGCCAATCAGCGTGGCATGGCCCTGGGTGTCAACCAGGTGGCCGCCGTCGCGGGGTCCTTCGTCGGTCTGCTCATCGGTGGCGTGCTGTCGGAATGGGACTGGCGAGCGGTGTTCTGGGTCGGGGTGCCGATCGGAGTGCTGGGCAGCGTCTGGTCACTGCGCTCGCTACACGAGCTTGGCCAGCGGGCACCGGCGAAGCTGGACTGGGCGGGCACCGCCACCCTGGGCCTGGGCCTGACCGTGTTGCTGACCGCCATCACCTACACCATTCAGCCGCATGGGGATTCGCCGACCAGCTGGACCAGTCCGGCCGTGCTGGGTTCGCTGGCGCTCGGCGTGGTGCTGCTGGTCCTGTTCTGCTTCATCGAGTTGCGGGTCGCGGCGCCGTTGCTCGACGTACGGCTGTTCATGATTCCCGCGTTCGGGATCGCCAATGCCGCCGGCCTGTTGTCGGCGATCGGTCGTGGCGGAATGCAGTTCATGCTGATCATCTGGCTGCAGGGCATCTGGCTGCCGCTGCACGGCTACAGCTATGAATCGACGCCATTGTGGGCGGGCATCTACCTGCTGCCTATGACTGCCGGATTCTTGTTGGCCGGTCCACTGGCCGGCTCGTTGTCGGATCGCCATGGTGCCCGACCGTTCACCGTGGGCGGCATGCTGCTGATGGCGGCGACGTTCGTGGGGTTGGTGCTGCTTCCGGTCAATTTCGACTACTGGGTTTTTGCGGCGCTGGTGTTCCTCAACGGGCTGGGGGGCGGCATCTTCACCGCACCCAACAGTGCCGTGGTCATGTCCAGCGTGCCTGCCGATCAGCGGGGGGCGGCCTCGGGCGTGCGGGCCACGTTCTTCAATGCCGGTACGTCCCTGTCGATCGGCATCTTCTTCTCGCTGATGGTGATCGGCCTGGCCAACACACTGCCGGCGGCTTTGGAAACGGGGCTGCAGGCGCAGGGTGTGCCCGCCGACGTCGCCGACCAGGTGGCCAACACCCCGCCGGTGGGCAGCCTGTTCGCGGCGTTTCTGGGCTACAACCCGGTCGGTGAACTGCTGGCTCCGTCGGGTGTGCTGGCCCAGCCGGGTGTCGACGTGAACACCTTGACCGGGCACAGCTTCTTCCCGCAGCTGATCTCGGGTCCGTTCCATGCCGGCCTGGCCGTGGTGTTCGCCGCGGCGGCGGTGATGATGCTGCTCGGCGCGCTCGCATCGTGGCGCACGCCCGGCCGGTATGCCGCCGAGCCGGTGAACTCGCGGGACTGA
- a CDS encoding Rv1535 family protein — protein sequence MVAIAYTDISAPAPRATSTVKTLDRRPAAPAAPTSDPVVDMTTRLLSGPLHQMYALLWRVGVLTVSD from the coding sequence ATGGTTGCAATCGCTTACACCGACATCTCGGCTCCGGCCCCCCGTGCGACGAGCACGGTGAAGACGCTGGACCGTCGTCCTGCCGCGCCCGCCGCGCCCACCTCGGACCCGGTGGTCGACATGACCACGCGGCTGCTCAGTGGACCGCTGCACCAGATGTACGCACTCCTGTGGCGCGTCGGAGTGCTGACCGTCAGCGACTGA